A window of the Salarias fasciatus chromosome 7, fSalaFa1.1, whole genome shotgun sequence genome harbors these coding sequences:
- the LOC115391707 gene encoding troponin I, fast skeletal muscle-like — translation MSEKKMTSSRRHHLKSLMLSIAQKWLAQEKIDLAAAKEAYMAEKCSGPDLSGDQNTLMETCKKLHALIDKIDEERYDLEAKVGKSDKEIDDLKIKVVDLAGVKKPALKKVRMSADAMLKALLGSKHTVNLDLRANLKQVKKEVKEEPAEAVGDWRKNIEDKADRKKMFESS, via the exons ATGTCTGA GAAGAAGATGACTTCGAGCCGTCGGCATCATCTGAAG AGCTTGATGCTGTCGATCGCTCAGAAATGGCTCGCGCAGGAGAAGATTGACCTGGCGGCAGCAAAGGAGGCCTACATGGCCGAGAAATGCTCTGGGCCGGACCTCAGCGGAGACCAGAACACCCTCATG GAAACTTGCAAAAAGCTGCACGCCCTTATTGACAAAATCGACGAGGAGAGGTACGACCTGGAGGCCAAAGTGGGCAAATCCGATAAAGAG ATTGACGACCTGAAGATCAAGGTGGTGGACCTGGCCGGGGTGAAGAAGCCCGCCCTGAAGAAGGTGCGCATGTCGGCCGACGCCATGCTGAAGGCCCTGCTGGGCTCCAAGCACACCGTCAACCTGGACCTGAGGGCCAACCTGAAGCAGGTCAAGAAGGAGGTGAAAGAGGAG CCTGCGGAGGCGGTCGGCGACTGGCGGAAGAACATCGAGGACAAAGCCGACAGGAAGAAGATGTTTGAGTCATCCTAA
- the LOC115392330 gene encoding troponin I, fast skeletal muscle-like, protein MADEKRLSARRKHTLKSCMLVVANNLLEAEAGVKADEREKFLAEKCPPLELPYSKEELTELCHKLHEQIDLSEEERYCIEFKLNMVLNEVRDLNIKIVDLRGKFKRPRLKKVRMSADAMLKALLGSKHTVNMDLRANLKQVKKEVKEEDKQLRDVGDWRKNVEDKSDRKKMFDS, encoded by the exons ATGGCTGACGA GAAGAGGCTGTCTGCTCGGCGTAAGCACACCCTGAAG AGCTGCATGCTGGTGGTCGCCAACAACCTGCTGGAGGCCGAAGCCGGGGTGAAGGCCGACGAGAGGGAGAAGTTCCTGGCCGAGAAATGtcctcctctggagctgccCTACTCCAAGGAAGAGCTCACG GAACTTTGCCACAAGCTTCATGAGCAGATCGACCtcagtgaggaggagagatACTGCATCGAGTTCAAACTCAACATGGTGCTGAACGAG GTCAGAGACCTCAACATTAAGATCGTGGACCTGCGGGGGAAGTTCAAGAGGCCCCGGCTGAAGAAGGTGCGCATGTCGGCCGACGCCATGCTGAAGGCCCTGCTGGGCTCCAAACACACCGTCAACATGGACCTGAGGGCCAACCTGAAGCAGGTCAAGAAGGAGGTGAAAGAGGAG GACAAGCAGCTCCGTGACGTTGGAGACTGGCGCAAGAACGTGGAGGACAAGTCTGACCGGAAGAAGATGTTTGACAGTTAG
- the LOC115392329 gene encoding troponin I, fast skeletal muscle-like, producing the protein MSEKKMSSSRKHQLKSLMLSIAKGLLEEEERERERDRARYMAENCPAPSMPRTMQDLQDLCKEIHKKIDVIDEERYDLALKVSKSDKEIEDLKIKVQDLMGKFKKPVLKKVRMSADAMLKALLGSKHTVNLDLRANLKQVKKEVKEEDKELRDVGDWRKNIEDKSGMDGRKKMFEAEA; encoded by the exons ATGTCGGA GAAAAAGATGTCTTCAAGCCGGAAGCATCAGCTGAAG AGTCTGATGCTGTCCATCGCCAAaggcctgctggaggaggaggagagggagcgggagCGGGACAGGGCTCGGTACATGGCGGAGAACTGTCCGGCGCCGTCCATGCCCAGAACCATGCAGGACCTGCAG GACCTGTGTAAAGAGATTCACAAGAAGATCGACGTCATTGATGAGGAGCGATACGATCTGGCGCTGAAAGTCAGCAAGTCTGACAAGGAG ATCGAGGACCTGAAGATCAAAGTCCAGGACCTGATGGGAAAGTTTAAGAAACCGGTCCTGAAGAAGGTGCGCATGTCGGCCGACGCCATGCTGAAGGCCCTGCTGGGCTCCAAGCACACCGTCAACCTGGACCTGAGGGCCAACCTGAAGCAGGtcaagaaggaggtgaaggaggag GATAAAGAACTTCGTGATGTTGGAGACTGGCGCAAAAACATTGAAGACAAATCCGGCATGGACGGGAGGAAGAAGATGTTTGAGGCCGAGGCTTGA